A genomic segment from Sulfuritalea hydrogenivorans sk43H encodes:
- a CDS encoding TRAP transporter large permease subunit, protein MRKELWFGFTLMAAILLVTVLFMPWSNMTNGHLGLLMLSLVVVAIMLGFPTAFTLMGMGVFFAWLAYRSGNPDLAVRQTLDLMVQRAYSVMSNDVLISIPLFVFMGYLVERANLIAKLFRALELALARLPGALAVATLVTCAIFATATGIVGAVVTLMGLLAFPAMLKSGYDIRLSAGVITAGGCLGILIPPSVLLIVYGATAGVSVVQLYAGAFFPGIMLAGLYIAYVIIVAKWKPHLAPPLPMEERHIDLPPANEKIREAISHRVLPGLIGALKGSRNLGISSGTIAKQGFIALLPALTLVLFLGLTWHMATKPVVKAETAGLMEMGGGIAEESVEAAPGGLQEPEEEGLAEPKEEDGDLKEPPAEGDLKEPPAARELPGSVKDAPAAKAEAAPVKPAAIAVPPAPTAGDTTPGSAGGITVEAAERLPIPIWYWIVFGVSIASAIGFYAIFTFVRLEVFKMLLGSFFPLALMILAVLGSIVFGFATPTEAAAIGSAGGFILAAAYRQLNFAVVKESVFLTAKTSAMVCWLFVGSSIFSAAFALLGGQDLVEKWVLSLNMTPLQFMLLSQFIIFILGWPLEWTEIIVIFMPIFIPLLPHFGVDPLFFGLLVALNLQTAFLSPPVAMAAFYLKGVSPPHVTLNQIFAGMMPFMAIQVFALALLYIFPGIGMWLPGVLYGN, encoded by the coding sequence ATCAGGAAGGAACTTTGGTTCGGCTTCACGCTGATGGCTGCGATCCTGCTGGTCACGGTACTCTTCATGCCTTGGAGCAACATGACCAACGGCCACCTCGGCCTGCTGATGCTGTCGCTGGTGGTGGTGGCCATCATGCTGGGTTTTCCGACCGCCTTCACGCTGATGGGCATGGGCGTGTTCTTCGCATGGCTGGCCTATCGCAGCGGCAATCCGGACCTTGCCGTGCGCCAGACCCTGGACCTGATGGTGCAGCGTGCCTATTCGGTGATGTCGAATGACGTGCTGATTTCCATTCCGCTGTTCGTCTTCATGGGCTATCTGGTCGAGCGCGCCAACCTGATCGCCAAGCTGTTCCGTGCGCTGGAGCTGGCACTGGCACGCCTGCCCGGCGCGCTGGCGGTGGCAACACTGGTCACCTGCGCGATTTTTGCGACAGCCACCGGCATTGTCGGTGCCGTGGTGACGCTGATGGGGCTGCTGGCTTTTCCGGCGATGCTCAAATCCGGCTATGACATTCGCCTGTCGGCCGGGGTCATCACCGCCGGCGGCTGCCTCGGCATCCTGATTCCGCCCTCGGTGCTGCTGATCGTCTATGGCGCCACGGCCGGCGTCTCGGTGGTGCAACTGTACGCCGGAGCGTTTTTTCCGGGCATCATGCTGGCCGGCCTCTATATCGCGTATGTAATCATCGTCGCCAAGTGGAAGCCGCATCTGGCTCCACCGCTGCCAATGGAAGAGCGGCACATCGACTTGCCGCCCGCCAACGAGAAAATCCGCGAAGCGATCAGCCATCGCGTACTCCCCGGCCTGATCGGCGCACTCAAGGGCTCGCGCAACCTGGGCATCAGCAGCGGCACGATCGCCAAGCAGGGGTTCATCGCCCTGCTGCCGGCGCTGACATTGGTGCTGTTCCTCGGCCTCACCTGGCACATGGCCACCAAGCCGGTGGTCAAGGCCGAAACCGCGGGGCTGATGGAGATGGGCGGCGGCATCGCCGAGGAATCGGTCGAGGCTGCGCCCGGGGGGCTCCAGGAACCGGAAGAAGAGGGCCTTGCCGAACCCAAGGAGGAGGATGGCGATCTCAAGGAGCCACCCGCCGAGGGCGACCTCAAGGAGCCGCCTGCAGCCAGGGAACTGCCGGGATCCGTCAAGGACGCACCGGCGGCAAAGGCGGAAGCGGCGCCGGTCAAACCTGCGGCGATCGCCGTGCCGCCAGCGCCGACCGCGGGGGATACCACCCCCGGCTCCGCCGGAGGCATAACTGTCGAAGCAGCGGAGCGCCTGCCGATTCCGATCTGGTACTGGATCGTGTTTGGCGTCAGCATCGCCAGCGCCATCGGCTTCTACGCGATCTTCACCTTCGTTCGCCTGGAAGTGTTCAAGATGCTCCTGGGGTCGTTCTTCCCCCTGGCGCTGATGATCCTCGCCGTGCTGGGCAGCATCGTCTTCGGTTTCGCCACGCCGACCGAGGCGGCCGCCATCGGCTCCGCCGGCGGCTTCATCCTCGCTGCCGCTTATAGGCAGCTCAACTTCGCCGTGGTCAAGGAGTCGGTGTTCCTCACCGCCAAGACTTCGGCCATGGTCTGCTGGCTGTTCGTCGGTTCCTCGATCTTCTCGGCGGCCTTCGCGCTGCTGGGCGGGCAGGACTTGGTCGAGAAATGGGTGCTGTCGCTCAACATGACGCCGCTGCAGTTCATGCTGCTCAGCCAGTTCATCATTTTCATCCTCGGCTGGCCGCTGGAATGGACCGAGATCATCGTCATCTTCATGCCGATCTTCATTCCCCTGCTGCCGCACTTCGGGGTCGATCCGCTGTTCTTCGGCCTGCTGGTCGCGCTGAACCTGCAGACAGCCTTCCTCTCGCCGCCGGTGGCGATGGCGGCGTTCTACCTGAAAGGCGTCTCACCACCGCACGTGACGCTGAACCAGATCTTTGCCGGCATGATGCCCTTCATGGCGATCCAGGTCTTCGCGCTGGCGCTGCTCTACATCTTCCCCGGCATCGGCATGTGGCTGCCCGGCGTGCTTTACGGCAACTGA
- a CDS encoding TRAP transporter small permease subunit, translating into MQKLLLTIDKISTFIGQMFSWLIVSLTFMITWEVVSRYAFDNPHPWAFDVMIMMYGTVFMMAGAYTLSKNGHVRGDVLYGFFSPRVQASLDLALYFLFFIPGVFALAWAGYNFAGDAWAINEHSNVTADGPPVYPFKTVLPLAGGFLLLQGAVEIIRCVICIKQGEWPSRDEDVEEVDVEKLKEMVHVKDADIAALDKYVVAQEHEHRAHAGAVK; encoded by the coding sequence ATGCAGAAGTTACTGCTGACGATCGACAAGATCAGCACCTTCATCGGCCAGATGTTTTCCTGGCTGATCGTCTCGCTGACTTTCATGATCACCTGGGAAGTCGTCTCCCGCTATGCGTTCGACAATCCGCATCCCTGGGCCTTCGACGTCATGATCATGATGTACGGCACGGTGTTCATGATGGCCGGCGCCTACACGCTTTCCAAGAACGGCCATGTGCGCGGCGACGTACTTTACGGCTTTTTCTCGCCGCGCGTGCAGGCCAGCCTCGACCTGGCACTGTACTTCCTGTTTTTCATCCCGGGCGTATTCGCCCTTGCCTGGGCTGGCTACAACTTCGCCGGCGACGCCTGGGCCATCAACGAACATTCAAACGTCACGGCAGACGGCCCGCCGGTCTATCCGTTCAAGACCGTCCTTCCCCTCGCGGGCGGATTTTTGCTGCTGCAGGGCGCCGTCGAGATCATCCGCTGCGTGATCTGCATCAAGCAGGGCGAGTGGCCGTCGCGCGACGAGGACGTCGAGGAAGTTGACGTCGAAAAGCTCAAGGAAATGGTACACGTAAAGGATGCGGACATCGCCGCCCTCGACAAATACGTGGTCGCTCAGGAGCATGAGCACCGGGCACACGCGGGAGCGGTCAAATGA
- a CDS encoding TRAP transporter substrate-binding protein yields MSDTKQPEQKPSRRKFLAAAVTGGVGAAAAGFPMIAKAQAGPINMRWQSTWPAKDIFHEYALDFAKKANDMTGGDLKIEVLPAGAVVPAFGLLEAVAKGTLDGGHGVLGYHYGKQNALALWNSGPAFGMDANMLLSWHKYGGGKELLAKLYNSIGISTVQSFLYGPMATQPLGWFKKPITKPEDFKGLKFRTNGLAIDLFTAMGAAVNALPGGEIVPAMDRGLLDGAEFNNATSDRLLGFPDVSKVCMLQSYHQSAETFEIMFNKPKYDALPTKMKAIINNAVEAASADMSWKAIDRYSKDYIELQTKDKVKFYKTPDALLQKQLTLWDAILEKKSAENPLFKEIVESQRAFAERAVKWDQDTYVSRRMAVSHFFGGKKAAPKKA; encoded by the coding sequence ATGTCCGACACCAAGCAACCCGAGCAGAAGCCGTCTCGCCGCAAATTCCTCGCTGCCGCCGTCACCGGCGGCGTGGGTGCCGCGGCGGCTGGCTTTCCGATGATCGCCAAGGCTCAGGCCGGCCCGATCAACATGCGCTGGCAATCGACCTGGCCGGCGAAAGACATCTTCCACGAATACGCGCTCGATTTCGCCAAGAAGGCGAACGACATGACCGGCGGCGATCTCAAGATCGAGGTACTTCCCGCCGGCGCGGTGGTTCCGGCTTTCGGCCTGCTGGAGGCGGTTGCCAAAGGCACGCTGGACGGCGGCCATGGCGTCCTGGGCTATCACTATGGCAAGCAGAATGCCCTGGCCCTGTGGAATTCCGGTCCGGCCTTCGGCATGGATGCCAACATGCTGTTGTCCTGGCACAAGTATGGCGGCGGCAAGGAACTGCTGGCCAAGCTCTACAATTCCATCGGCATCAGCACGGTGCAGTCCTTCCTCTACGGACCGATGGCGACGCAGCCCTTGGGCTGGTTCAAGAAACCGATCACCAAGCCGGAAGATTTCAAGGGGTTGAAGTTCCGCACCAACGGCCTGGCGATCGACTTGTTCACGGCGATGGGTGCGGCGGTGAATGCGCTGCCCGGCGGCGAGATCGTGCCGGCGATGGACCGCGGCCTGCTTGACGGCGCCGAGTTCAACAACGCCACCTCCGACCGCCTGCTCGGCTTCCCTGACGTGTCCAAGGTCTGCATGCTGCAAAGCTACCATCAGAGCGCCGAGACCTTCGAGATCATGTTCAACAAGCCGAAGTACGATGCCCTGCCGACGAAGATGAAGGCGATCATAAACAATGCCGTGGAAGCCGCTTCCGCCGACATGTCATGGAAGGCAATCGATCGTTATTCCAAGGACTACATCGAGTTGCAGACCAAGGACAAGGTCAAGTTCTACAAGACTCCCGATGCATTGCTGCAGAAGCAACTCACCCTGTGGGACGCGATTCTTGAAAAGAAATCGGCGGAAAATCCCCTGTTCAAGGAAATCGTCGAATCGCAACGGGCATTCGCCGAGCGCGCCGTGAAATGGGATCAGGACACCTACGTCAGCCGGCGCATGGCCGTGAGCCATTTCTTCGGAGGCAAAAAGGCGGCGCCCAAGAAGGCTTGA
- a CDS encoding FadR/GntR family transcriptional regulator — MSNTPPPSVEPGTELSRIARPLRLSEEVSGDLQRRIAAGEIKPGERLPTEKALGEAFGVSRAVVREAIARLKADGLIETRQGSGAYVVETPKTINLRLWQGAGPELVELRDIFELRAMVEGAVAELAAQRRDATDLRIMAEHLQAMDDALANGSDGTEADDNFHIAMARATRNSYVSRLVEFLGRHFSDSRKMSWRGTDSAQALPQEAQREHRALFEAISRGNAESARRCALDHLRGAAGRLGIQLAFDLDRKSLP, encoded by the coding sequence ATGTCGAATACGCCCCCCCCATCCGTCGAACCCGGCACCGAGTTGAGCCGGATTGCACGACCCTTGAGGCTTTCCGAGGAGGTCTCGGGCGATCTGCAGCGCCGCATCGCCGCGGGCGAAATAAAGCCCGGCGAACGCCTGCCGACGGAAAAGGCACTCGGTGAGGCGTTTGGCGTCAGCCGCGCCGTGGTGCGCGAAGCCATCGCGCGCCTGAAGGCCGATGGCCTGATCGAAACCCGCCAGGGCTCCGGGGCCTATGTGGTCGAAACGCCGAAAACCATCAACCTGCGCCTGTGGCAGGGCGCCGGCCCGGAGTTGGTCGAATTGCGTGACATCTTCGAACTGCGCGCCATGGTCGAGGGTGCCGTGGCGGAACTCGCGGCGCAGCGACGCGACGCGACCGACCTCCGGATCATGGCGGAACACCTGCAAGCAATGGACGATGCGCTGGCCAACGGCAGCGACGGCACCGAGGCCGACGACAATTTCCATATCGCGATGGCGAGGGCCACGCGCAATTCCTATGTCAGCCGGCTGGTCGAATTCCTTGGCCGGCACTTTTCCGATTCGCGCAAGATGTCCTGGCGAGGTACTGACAGCGCGCAGGCCCTCCCACAGGAGGCCCAACGCGAGCATCGCGCGCTGTTCGAGGCCATTTCCCGCGGCAATGCCGAAAGCGCCCGCCGCTGCGCGCTCGACCACCTGCGCGGGGCGGCCGGCCGCCTCGGCATCCAGCTGGCGTTCGATCTCGACAGGAAATCCCTGCCATAG
- a CDS encoding TerC family protein, with the protein MLDISTAAFWIAVLQIILIDILLGGDNAVVIALACRKLPAEQRKKGIFWGVVGAIGLRIVLIFFALQLLAVPWLKIVGALLLFWIGVKLLLPEEDAHGDVAASTTLAGAIKTIIVADAVMSLDNVIAVAGAANGSMVLVTFGILVSIPIVVWGSQLVLKLMDRYPIVITAGGALLGWIGGGMIVTDPALPANLLSGIPYAKTLAAIGGAVLVVLIGKWLALRAAPRAAVELTVNDSTKGSS; encoded by the coding sequence ATGCTCGACATATCGACCGCCGCATTCTGGATCGCGGTACTGCAAATCATCCTGATCGACATCCTGCTCGGCGGCGACAACGCCGTCGTCATTGCACTGGCCTGCCGCAAGCTGCCCGCAGAGCAGCGCAAGAAGGGCATCTTCTGGGGTGTCGTGGGCGCCATCGGCCTGCGCATCGTGCTGATCTTTTTCGCCCTGCAATTGCTCGCCGTCCCCTGGCTCAAGATCGTCGGCGCCCTGCTGCTGTTCTGGATCGGCGTCAAGCTGCTGCTGCCCGAAGAAGATGCCCATGGCGACGTTGCCGCCTCGACCACGCTGGCCGGCGCGATCAAGACCATCATCGTCGCCGACGCCGTGATGAGCCTGGACAACGTCATCGCCGTGGCCGGCGCCGCCAACGGCAGCATGGTACTGGTGACCTTCGGCATCCTGGTCTCGATCCCGATCGTGGTCTGGGGCAGCCAGCTGGTGCTGAAACTGATGGACCGCTACCCCATCGTGATCACCGCCGGCGGTGCCCTGCTCGGCTGGATCGGCGGCGGCATGATCGTCACCGATCCGGCCCTGCCGGCGAACCTGCTCAGCGGGATTCCTTACGCCAAGACCCTGGCGGCCATTGGCGGCGCAGTGCTGGTGGTGCTCATCGGCAAATGGCTGGCGTTGCGCGCCGCGCCGCGCGCGGCCGTCGAACTTACCGTCAACGATTCCACGAAAGGCTCATCATGA
- a CDS encoding universal stress protein, whose translation MTQKWLVPIDGSDIALHSVAWIARHAADWREPPQILLINVQASLPGDIGRFIDAETLREFHLEAGMAALAPARDQLKAAGFTAELHVMVGEAAATITAFADSHGCSQILIGTRGHSGLAGTLLGSVAMKVVHLSNVPVLLVR comes from the coding sequence ATGACGCAAAAATGGCTAGTGCCGATCGACGGCTCCGACATTGCGCTGCACTCGGTGGCCTGGATCGCCAGGCACGCAGCAGACTGGCGCGAACCGCCGCAAATTCTCCTGATCAACGTGCAGGCGTCGCTGCCCGGCGATATCGGGCGTTTCATCGACGCCGAGACGCTCCGCGAATTTCACCTCGAAGCCGGCATGGCCGCGCTTGCCCCGGCGCGGGACCAGCTCAAGGCGGCCGGCTTCACCGCCGAGCTGCACGTCATGGTCGGCGAAGCGGCTGCCACCATCACGGCCTTCGCCGACAGCCACGGCTGCAGCCAGATCCTGATCGGTACCCGCGGCCACAGCGGACTCGCCGGCACCCTGCTCGGCTCGGTGGCGATGAAGGTCGTGCATCTGTCCAACGTGCCGGTGCTGCTGGTCAGGTAA
- the pyrC gene encoding dihydroorotase, with protein MQTLTITRPDDWHLHLRDGEALAAVLPDTARRFARAVVMPNLKPPVTTVALAAAYRDRILAALPAGMGFTPLMTLYLTDNMPPTEIDAVRASGFVHAIKLYPAGATTNSDAGVSDLKKCAATLARMEKLGVPLLVHGEVTDPAVDIFDREAVFIDTVLKPLLRDFPGLKVVLEHITTRNGIDFVKAGGANVAGTLTAHHLLLNRNAIFAGGIRPHHYCLPVLKRESHRQALVAAAISGNPKFFLGTDSAPHAQSAKETACGCAGCYTAHAGIELYAEAFEAAGALDRLEAFASFFGPDYYGLPRNTEKITLRRDALAVPLSLDYLGGDRLVPLRAGESIAWRLE; from the coding sequence ATGCAGACCCTCACCATCACCCGGCCCGACGACTGGCACTTGCATCTGCGCGATGGCGAGGCGCTGGCCGCCGTCCTGCCCGACACGGCGCGGCGCTTTGCCCGCGCCGTCGTCATGCCCAACCTGAAGCCGCCGGTGACCACCGTCGCGCTGGCCGCCGCCTATCGCGACAGGATTCTTGCGGCACTGCCCGCGGGCATGGGCTTCACGCCGCTGATGACCTTGTACCTGACCGACAACATGCCGCCGACAGAAATCGATGCGGTCAGGGCCAGTGGCTTCGTTCATGCGATCAAACTCTATCCGGCCGGGGCGACCACCAACTCCGACGCCGGCGTCAGCGACCTCAAGAAGTGCGCGGCGACCCTGGCGCGCATGGAAAAGCTCGGCGTGCCCCTGCTGGTGCATGGCGAAGTCACCGATCCGGCCGTGGATATCTTCGACCGCGAAGCGGTGTTCATCGATACCGTGCTGAAGCCGTTGCTGCGAGATTTTCCGGGCTTGAAAGTGGTGCTGGAACATATCACCACCCGGAACGGCATCGACTTCGTCAAGGCCGGCGGCGCCAACGTCGCCGGTACCCTGACGGCGCACCATCTGCTGCTCAATCGCAACGCGATCTTTGCCGGCGGGATTCGCCCGCATCACTACTGCCTGCCGGTGCTCAAGCGCGAGAGCCACCGCCAGGCATTGGTGGCGGCGGCGATCTCGGGCAATCCGAAATTCTTCCTCGGCACCGATTCGGCGCCGCATGCGCAAAGCGCCAAGGAAACGGCTTGCGGTTGCGCCGGCTGCTACACGGCGCATGCCGGCATCGAGTTGTATGCCGAAGCCTTCGAGGCCGCCGGCGCACTCGACCGGCTGGAAGCCTTCGCCAGCTTTTTTGGCCCCGACTACTATGGTCTGCCGCGCAACACCGAGAAAATCACCTTGCGGCGCGACGCCCTTGCCGTACCCTTGAGCCTCGACTATCTTGGCGGCGATCGATTGGTGCCGCTGCGTGCGGGCGAATCCATTGCCTGGCGTCTGGAGTAA
- the rsmI gene encoding 16S rRNA (cytidine(1402)-2'-O)-methyltransferase yields the protein MENALYVVATPIGNLGDITLRALETLRGVDLVACEDTRHARHLLDHHGIKVPTLALHQHNENEAAEKLIRLLGEGKRVALVSDAGTPGVSDPGARAVAAVRAAGFRVIPLPGPNAAIAAMSAAGLADQRFLFAGFLPAKVGARKTAIAQLAAVDAALVFYEAPHRVMETVAELVALLQPQREIVIARELTKLFEQIERMPLPVAPAWLAADANHQRGEFVLVVSAPPAREGMDAETERVLAALLTELPVKQAAKLAAEITGQPKNALYARALELKDAAV from the coding sequence ATGGAAAATGCATTGTATGTCGTCGCCACGCCGATCGGAAACCTCGGCGACATCACCCTGCGCGCGCTGGAAACCCTGCGTGGCGTCGACCTGGTGGCCTGCGAGGACACCCGCCATGCCCGCCATTTACTGGATCATCACGGCATCAAGGTGCCGACGCTGGCGCTGCATCAGCACAACGAGAATGAGGCTGCCGAGAAGCTGATCCGCCTGCTGGGCGAGGGCAAGCGCGTCGCGCTGGTATCGGATGCCGGCACGCCGGGCGTCTCCGATCCGGGCGCGCGTGCGGTGGCGGCGGTGCGCGCCGCCGGTTTCCGGGTGATTCCGCTGCCGGGGCCGAATGCGGCGATCGCGGCGATGTCGGCGGCCGGCCTTGCCGATCAGCGCTTTCTGTTCGCGGGATTCCTGCCCGCGAAAGTCGGCGCCCGCAAGACGGCGATTGCGCAACTGGCGGCCGTCGATGCGGCACTGGTGTTCTACGAAGCGCCGCATCGAGTGATGGAAACCGTGGCCGAACTTGTCGCGCTGCTCCAGCCGCAACGCGAAATCGTCATCGCCCGCGAACTGACCAAGCTGTTCGAGCAGATCGAGCGCATGCCCTTGCCTGTCGCGCCGGCCTGGCTGGCGGCAGATGCCAACCACCAGCGCGGCGAATTCGTGCTGGTGGTTTCCGCGCCGCCGGCGCGAGAGGGCATGGATGCCGAGACCGAGCGCGTGCTGGCCGCGCTGCTGACCGAGCTGCCGGTGAAACAGGCCGCCAAGCTGGCGGCGGAAATCACCGGCCAGCCGAAGAATGCGCTGTATGCGCGGGCACTGGAGCTGAAGGACGCCGCCGTATAA
- a CDS encoding YraN family protein, translating into MAADYLQRQGLKLIERNFRVKGGEIDLVCRDGKTTVFVEVRLRSRGDFGGAAASITPTKQARLILAARHWLARHGESPCRFDCVLFDGAETQHIEWLRNAFSAD; encoded by the coding sequence ATGGCAGCTGACTATTTGCAGCGCCAGGGGCTCAAGCTGATCGAACGCAACTTCCGGGTGAAGGGCGGCGAGATCGACCTGGTCTGCCGCGACGGCAAGACCACGGTGTTCGTCGAGGTTCGCCTGAGAAGCCGCGGCGATTTCGGCGGCGCCGCGGCCAGCATCACGCCCACCAAGCAGGCCCGGCTGATCCTCGCCGCGCGGCACTGGCTGGCGCGCCACGGCGAATCGCCCTGCCGCTTCGATTGCGTGCTGTTCGACGGCGCCGAAACCCAGCACATTGAATGGTTGCGCAATGCGTTTTCTGCTGACTAG
- a CDS encoding HIRAN domain-containing protein produces the protein MRFLLTRLLLGLGLAVSLTALAGDVRILVQSSPLAGFQYHAGETLWQEMHEGDRLLLVREADNPHDANAVRVEWRGRKLGYLPRAENRGVAAAMDGGEPVDARIAKLRQHRNPWQRVLIEVFVVL, from the coding sequence ATGCGTTTTCTGCTGACTAGACTCCTGCTCGGCCTCGGCCTTGCCGTCAGCCTGACGGCGCTGGCCGGCGACGTCCGCATCCTGGTGCAAAGCTCGCCCCTCGCGGGTTTCCAGTACCACGCGGGGGAAACCCTGTGGCAGGAAATGCACGAGGGCGACCGCCTGCTGCTGGTGCGCGAGGCCGACAACCCCCACGACGCCAACGCGGTTCGTGTCGAATGGCGCGGACGGAAACTGGGCTACCTGCCGCGCGCCGAAAACCGCGGCGTGGCTGCCGCGATGGATGGCGGCGAGCCCGTGGATGCCCGCATCGCCAAATTGCGCCAGCACCGGAACCCCTGGCAGCGGGTGCTGATCGAAGTATTTGTCGTGCTCTAG
- a CDS encoding phosphoheptose isomerase: MSLADRIQQQFKDSAATKTAALAAMAAPIEAAARRMVHSLAAGGKVMACGNGGSAADSQHFAAELLNRFEKERPPLAAIALTTDTSTLTSIANDYRYEDVFAKQIQALGRRGDVLLAISTSGNSPNVIEAIRAAHAHGVTVVALTGRGGGKIAALLAADDIHLCVPAERTARIQEVHLLTIHCLCDGIDALILGETQ, encoded by the coding sequence ATGTCACTCGCCGATCGCATTCAGCAGCAGTTCAAGGACAGCGCCGCAACCAAGACCGCGGCGCTGGCCGCCATGGCCGCGCCGATCGAAGCCGCCGCGCGGCGCATGGTGCACAGTCTCGCGGCCGGCGGCAAGGTGATGGCCTGCGGCAACGGCGGCTCGGCCGCCGATTCGCAACACTTTGCCGCCGAACTGCTCAACCGCTTCGAAAAGGAACGCCCGCCGCTGGCGGCGATTGCCCTGACCACCGACACTTCGACGCTGACCTCGATCGCCAACGACTATCGCTACGAAGACGTCTTCGCCAAGCAGATCCAGGCGCTGGGCCGGCGCGGCGACGTGCTGCTGGCGATTTCGACCTCGGGCAATTCGCCCAATGTGATCGAAGCCATCCGCGCCGCGCATGCCCATGGCGTGACGGTGGTGGCACTCACCGGCCGAGGCGGCGGCAAGATCGCCGCGCTGCTCGCTGCCGACGACATCCACCTGTGCGTGCCGGCTGAACGCACCGCCCGGATTCAGGAAGTACACCTGCTCACCATCCACTGTCTGTGCGATGGCATCGATGCCTTGATACTTGGAGAAACGCAATGA
- a CDS encoding BON domain-containing protein, with amino-acid sequence MTIRTDIGKTIRNLAALALCAPLLAGCFGTAAVGVGTGVLMLTDRRNPETFVSDEGMEIRAANRITEKYGDKVHVNVTSYNRMVLLTGEVPNEAAKADVEKLASGVPNVKSISNELAIAGPSSFGGRSNDSYITSKVKARFVDANKFSPNHVKVVTEAGVVFLLGMVTQTEANAAVEIARTTGGVQKVVRVFEIITPEQAKALDNTSPPAASAPAQDAKPTPAKK; translated from the coding sequence ATGACCATCCGAACCGACATCGGCAAGACCATTCGCAACCTCGCCGCGCTGGCGCTCTGCGCCCCGCTCCTCGCCGGTTGTTTCGGCACCGCCGCGGTCGGCGTCGGCACCGGCGTGCTGATGCTGACCGACCGCCGCAATCCGGAGACCTTCGTCTCCGACGAGGGCATGGAAATTCGCGCCGCGAACCGCATCACCGAGAAATACGGCGACAAGGTGCATGTCAATGTGACCAGCTACAACCGCATGGTCCTGTTGACCGGCGAAGTGCCGAACGAGGCGGCCAAGGCCGATGTCGAAAAGCTTGCCTCCGGCGTGCCCAACGTCAAGTCGATCAGCAATGAGCTGGCGATCGCCGGACCGTCCAGCTTCGGCGGACGCAGCAATGATTCCTACATCACCTCCAAGGTGAAGGCGCGCTTTGTCGATGCCAACAAGTTCTCGCCCAACCACGTCAAGGTGGTGACCGAAGCCGGCGTGGTTTTCCTGCTCGGAATGGTGACCCAGACCGAAGCCAATGCGGCGGTGGAAATCGCCCGCACCACGGGTGGCGTGCAGAAGGTGGTACGCGTGTTCGAGATCATCACCCCGGAACAGGCCAAGGCGCTGGACAATACATCGCCGCCTGCGGCATCGGCACCGGCACAGGACGCCAAGCCGACGCCCGCCAAGAAGTAG
- the rfaE2 gene encoding D-glycero-beta-D-manno-heptose 1-phosphate adenylyltransferase, with amino-acid sequence MAYPPPAFEAKIAAPADLAGRIALLPRPLVFTNGCFDILHRGHVTYLAQARNLGASLIVAANSDASVKRLGKGDDRPVNPLADRMALLAALECVSLVTWFDEDTPLQRILDCRPDVLVKGGDWAVEKIVGYREVMAWGGAVHSIPFIHERSTTGLMEKIRRL; translated from the coding sequence ATGGCGTATCCGCCCCCGGCCTTCGAGGCCAAGATCGCCGCCCCGGCAGACCTCGCCGGGCGTATCGCGCTGCTGCCGCGGCCGCTGGTGTTTACCAACGGCTGCTTCGACATCCTGCATCGCGGCCATGTCACCTATCTGGCCCAGGCTCGCAACCTCGGCGCCTCGCTGATCGTTGCTGCTAATTCCGATGCTTCGGTCAAGCGCCTGGGCAAGGGCGACGACCGGCCGGTCAACCCGCTGGCCGACCGCATGGCGCTGCTGGCCGCGCTCGAATGCGTGTCGCTGGTGACCTGGTTCGACGAGGATACGCCGCTCCAGCGCATCCTCGATTGCCGGCCCGACGTGCTGGTCAAGGGCGGCGACTGGGCGGTGGAAAAAATCGTCGGCTACCGGGAAGTGATGGCCTGGGGCGGCGCGGTGCATTCCATCCCCTTCATCCACGAACGCTCGACCACGGGGCTGATGGAGAAGATACGCCGGCTTTAA